One genomic region from Terriglobus aquaticus encodes:
- a CDS encoding S9 family peptidase yields MSLVPQPPVARREPHPTHLHGQTLEDDYFWLRNKESEEVLNYLRSENEYTAAVMAGTEPLQDELYREMLSHIKETDTSIPYRDGDWFYYTHTIEGRQYPIHCRRRANAAREYDESAPEQVLVDVNQLAEGKPFLSLGALSVSPDGNLLAYTTDETGFRQYTLHIKDLRTGDLLPDTAERVGSLTWTPDNTMLFYSVEDEQTKRQHQVYRHTLGDTADRDALIFQEPDERFNVGVGRTRDRKYILIECGSHTTSEYRYVEASLATEPFRILAERVPDQEYYPDHRDGLFYIRVNDTGKNFRVVTAPVNDPSRESWTELLPEQQDIPLDDFEVFQNFAVAAEIVQGLDRLRVYRFNHNILDTSTPQTVDFPEPAYSAGLHVNREFDATGFRYSYQSLVSPASVFFYDVATGDSTLLKQQEVPGGFDRERYASERVWITAADGVRVPVSLVYKRDSFHKDGTNPLYLYGYGSYGFGLPIGFSATRLALLDRGIVYAYAHIRGGGDLGDAWHDAGKMMQKRNTFTDFIACAEQLVAQGYGARDKVVIEGGSAGGLLMGAVANMRPDLFRVVVSHVPFVDVMNTMLDASLPLTVAEYEEWGNPNEPDAFAYMRSYSPYDNLQTGAYPATLVKTSLNDSQVMYWEPAKFVAKLRTLKTNPDQPLLLHTNMDAGHGGASGRYDYLKEIALDYAFVLKQLGMA; encoded by the coding sequence ATGTCGCTCGTACCTCAGCCACCTGTTGCCCGCCGCGAACCACACCCCACGCACCTGCACGGCCAAACGCTGGAAGACGACTACTTCTGGCTCCGCAACAAGGAATCGGAAGAGGTCCTGAACTACCTGCGATCGGAGAACGAGTACACCGCTGCCGTCATGGCCGGCACCGAGCCGCTGCAGGACGAACTCTACCGCGAGATGCTCTCGCACATCAAGGAGACGGACACCAGCATCCCGTACCGCGATGGCGACTGGTTCTACTACACGCACACCATCGAGGGACGCCAGTACCCGATCCACTGCCGGCGTCGCGCGAACGCCGCGCGTGAGTACGACGAGTCAGCTCCCGAACAAGTTCTGGTCGACGTGAACCAACTTGCCGAGGGCAAGCCCTTCCTGTCGCTTGGCGCACTCTCCGTCAGCCCAGACGGCAACCTGCTCGCCTACACCACCGACGAGACCGGCTTTCGCCAGTACACGCTGCATATCAAGGACCTGCGCACCGGTGACCTGCTGCCCGACACCGCCGAACGGGTCGGTTCCCTCACCTGGACGCCCGACAACACCATGCTCTTCTACTCGGTCGAAGACGAGCAGACCAAGCGCCAGCACCAGGTCTACCGCCACACCCTGGGCGACACGGCAGACCGCGACGCTCTCATCTTCCAAGAGCCAGACGAGCGCTTCAACGTCGGCGTGGGCCGCACCCGGGATCGCAAGTACATCCTGATCGAGTGCGGCAGCCACACCACGAGCGAATACCGCTACGTCGAAGCGAGCCTTGCCACCGAGCCGTTCCGTATCCTTGCCGAGCGCGTTCCTGACCAGGAGTACTACCCCGATCACCGCGACGGTCTCTTCTACATCCGCGTCAACGACACCGGTAAGAACTTTCGCGTCGTCACGGCACCCGTGAACGATCCTTCTCGTGAATCCTGGACGGAGCTTCTGCCTGAGCAGCAGGACATTCCGCTGGACGACTTTGAAGTGTTCCAGAACTTCGCAGTCGCCGCGGAGATCGTTCAGGGTCTCGACCGCCTGCGCGTGTACCGCTTCAATCACAACATCCTGGACACCTCGACGCCGCAGACGGTTGACTTCCCCGAGCCCGCGTACAGCGCCGGCCTGCATGTGAACCGCGAGTTCGACGCGACCGGTTTCCGCTACAGCTATCAGTCGCTCGTTTCACCCGCGTCCGTCTTCTTCTACGACGTCGCAACAGGCGACAGCACCCTGCTGAAACAGCAGGAGGTGCCCGGCGGCTTTGACCGGGAACGCTATGCCTCCGAACGCGTCTGGATTACGGCGGCAGACGGCGTGCGCGTTCCCGTGTCGCTTGTCTACAAGCGCGACAGCTTCCACAAGGACGGCACGAATCCGCTCTACCTCTACGGCTACGGCTCGTACGGCTTTGGCCTGCCCATCGGCTTCTCCGCCACGCGGCTTGCCCTGCTGGATCGCGGCATCGTCTACGCCTACGCGCACATTCGTGGGGGTGGCGACCTGGGCGACGCTTGGCACGATGCCGGCAAGATGATGCAGAAGCGCAACACCTTCACTGACTTCATCGCGTGCGCCGAGCAACTGGTGGCGCAAGGCTACGGTGCAAGGGACAAGGTCGTCATCGAAGGCGGCAGCGCCGGCGGCCTCCTGATGGGTGCCGTCGCAAATATGCGGCCTGACCTGTTCCGCGTCGTCGTCTCCCACGTTCCGTTCGTGGACGTGATGAACACCATGCTCGACGCGTCCCTGCCACTCACCGTGGCCGAATACGAGGAGTGGGGCAATCCGAATGAGCCGGACGCCTTCGCCTACATGCGCAGCTATTCGCCATACGACAACCTGCAGACGGGCGCCTACCCCGCGACGCTGGTCAAGACCAGCCTGAACGACTCGCAGGTCATGTACTGGGAGCCGGCGAAATTTGTAGCCAAGCTTCGCACGCTCAAGACGAACCCGGACCAACCGCTCCTGCTGCACACCAACATGGACGCGGGCCACGGCGGCGCCTCCGGCCGCTACGACTACCTGAAAGAGATTGCGCTCGATTACGCCTTTGTTCTAAAGCAACTGGGCATGGCGTAG